A part of Acidimicrobiales bacterium genomic DNA contains:
- a CDS encoding MBL fold metallo-hydrolase, which yields MAHPPYTHGLHELGDGLHAWLQPDGGWGWSNAGLVTGDGASLLVDTLFDLRLTREMLDAMGPLTAPAPIETLVNTHANGDHCYGNELVVGAEIVASDASAREMGEITPQVLHSLLQLDLGEELGAYLQGAFGPFRFEGISVAAPTRTFTGSLDLSVGGRVVELIEVGPAHTAGDVLVHVPDAATVFTGDILFVGGTPIVWAGPVSNWIRACDTVLALGANTVVPGHGPVTDKRGVREVRGYLDWVLAESRLRHRAGLSAEEAARDIDPGPYRRWGEWERLAVNVDAAYRELDPAYVGADVITQFSRMAALARR from the coding sequence ATGGCCCATCCGCCGTACACCCACGGCCTGCACGAGCTCGGGGACGGGCTGCACGCCTGGCTGCAGCCCGACGGGGGCTGGGGGTGGAGCAACGCCGGGCTGGTCACGGGCGACGGCGCCTCGCTGCTCGTCGACACGCTGTTCGACCTGCGGCTCACCCGCGAGATGCTCGACGCCATGGGCCCGCTCACCGCCCCGGCGCCGATCGAGACCCTGGTGAACACCCACGCCAACGGCGACCACTGCTACGGCAACGAGCTGGTGGTCGGCGCCGAGATCGTGGCGTCGGACGCCAGCGCCCGCGAGATGGGCGAGATCACCCCCCAGGTGCTGCACTCGCTGCTGCAGCTCGACCTGGGCGAGGAGCTGGGCGCGTACCTGCAGGGCGCGTTCGGGCCGTTCCGGTTCGAGGGGATCTCGGTGGCCGCACCCACGCGTACGTTCACCGGCAGCCTCGACCTCTCGGTGGGGGGCCGGGTCGTGGAGCTGATCGAGGTGGGCCCGGCCCACACCGCCGGCGACGTGCTGGTGCACGTGCCCGACGCGGCCACGGTGTTCACCGGCGACATCCTCTTCGTCGGCGGCACGCCGATCGTGTGGGCGGGGCCGGTGTCGAACTGGATCCGGGCCTGCGACACCGTCCTCGCCCTGGGGGCGAACACGGTGGTGCCCGGGCACGGGCCTGTCACCGACAAGCGCGGCGTCCGCGAGGTGCGGGGGTACCTCGACTGGGTGCTGGCCGAGTCGAGGTTGCGGCACCGGGCGGGCTTGAGCGCCGAGGAGGCGGCGCGCGACATCGACCCGGGCCCCTACCGGCGGTGGGGCGAGTGGGAGCGCCTCGCCGTGAACGTCGACGCCGCGTACCGCGAGCTCGACCCCGCCTACGTCGGTGCCGACGTGATCACCCAGTTCTCCCGCATGGCGGCGCTGGCGCGCCGCTGA
- a CDS encoding AMP-binding protein: protein MKELVFPRMLRSALDCHADKVAFHDGGYEATFEQHGDRVFRLAHALRHGLGVEAHQRFAVMALNGHEFLELYHAAFVGAGVVNPLNLRLAGKELQYILGDSGTEVVFVDAFFAEHLARNIEEVRDELPLRTVVLIGEGDAPHDVRYEELLESGHPVIPDEPDEDDPVVLMYTGGTTGLSKGVLLDQRAEMLNLYHIGMVVGLDEDRVYLHQTPMFHAASMGGVLGIPATGGTSVFCGIFDPGQVLDLIEQHQVNQTVMVPTMIAMMLNHPAFEVDRLRSLDTLVYGASPMPIALLQRIRAQLPGLRLFQGYGMTESSSVLTLLTDRDHEAGGELQASAGRAVPGVQLSIQDDAGNILDPGVTGEVCAKAGNFMLGYWNKPDATEEAFRGGWYHTGDAGYLDERGYLYLVDRVKDMIVTGGENVYSIEVENAIATHPAVDQVAVIGIPHEVWGEAVHAIVVLVPGAEVTDTDIIEHAKLTVAGYKAPKTVEFRAEPLPLSGALKPLKRELRRPYWEGSGRSVN from the coding sequence GTGAAGGAGCTGGTGTTCCCCCGGATGCTGCGCTCGGCGCTGGACTGCCACGCCGACAAGGTCGCCTTCCACGACGGCGGCTACGAGGCCACGTTCGAGCAGCACGGCGACCGGGTGTTCCGCCTGGCCCACGCCCTGCGGCACGGCTTGGGCGTGGAGGCGCACCAGCGGTTCGCGGTGATGGCCCTCAACGGCCACGAGTTCCTCGAGCTGTACCACGCGGCCTTCGTCGGGGCAGGGGTGGTGAACCCGCTCAACCTGCGCCTCGCCGGCAAGGAGCTGCAGTACATCCTCGGCGACTCGGGCACCGAGGTGGTGTTCGTCGACGCCTTCTTCGCCGAGCACCTCGCCCGCAACATCGAGGAGGTGCGCGACGAGCTGCCGCTGCGCACCGTGGTGCTCATCGGCGAGGGCGACGCCCCCCACGACGTGCGGTACGAGGAGCTCCTGGAGAGCGGTCATCCGGTGATCCCCGATGAGCCCGACGAGGACGACCCCGTGGTCCTCATGTACACCGGCGGCACCACCGGGCTGTCGAAGGGCGTGCTGCTCGATCAGCGGGCCGAGATGCTGAACCTCTACCACATCGGGATGGTGGTGGGGCTCGACGAGGATCGCGTCTACCTCCACCAGACGCCCATGTTCCACGCCGCGTCCATGGGCGGCGTGCTCGGCATCCCGGCCACTGGGGGCACCTCCGTCTTCTGCGGCATCTTCGACCCCGGCCAGGTGCTCGACCTGATCGAGCAGCACCAGGTGAACCAGACGGTGATGGTGCCGACGATGATCGCCATGATGCTGAACCACCCGGCCTTCGAGGTGGATCGGCTGCGCAGCCTCGACACCCTCGTGTACGGCGCCTCGCCCATGCCCATCGCGCTCCTGCAGCGGATCCGCGCGCAGCTGCCCGGCCTGCGGCTGTTCCAGGGCTACGGCATGACCGAGAGCTCGTCGGTGCTCACCCTGCTGACCGACCGCGACCACGAGGCGGGGGGCGAGCTGCAGGCGTCGGCGGGCCGCGCCGTTCCGGGCGTGCAGCTCAGCATCCAGGACGACGCCGGCAACATCCTCGACCCCGGCGTCACCGGCGAGGTGTGCGCCAAGGCCGGCAACTTCATGCTCGGCTACTGGAACAAGCCCGACGCCACCGAGGAGGCCTTCCGGGGTGGCTGGTACCACACCGGCGACGCCGGCTACCTCGACGAGCGGGGCTACCTGTACCTGGTCGACCGGGTGAAGGACATGATCGTCACGGGCGGCGAGAACGTGTACTCGATCGAGGTCGAGAACGCGATCGCCACGCACCCTGCCGTCGACCAGGTCGCGGTGATCGGCATCCCCCACGAGGTGTGGGGCGAGGCGGTCCACGCCATCGTGGTGCTCGTGCCGGGTGCCGAGGTCACCGACACCGACATCATCGAGCACGCCAAGCTCACCGTCGCCGGCTACAAGGCGCCGAAGACGGTGGAGTTCCGCGCCGAGCCGCTGCCGCTGTCCGGGGCCCTCAAGCCGCTCAAGCGCGAGCTGCGCCGGCCGTACTGGGAGGGGAGCGGGCGCTCGGTCAACTGA
- a CDS encoding mechanosensitive ion channel family protein encodes MVPGSLALVLLQADDPGLARACGADPGLLCEWVYDATGSRGWARAVDLILGAPLHIALTVVVAVVVVRLAHRAIGRFVAGITHDPVGRASRRLRRASPPSAPGHPAAVPTRTRQRAHALGTVLRNAVTVGVWVVATLVILGELGVNAGALLAGVGIAGVALGFGAQSLVRDVIAGTFVLLEDQYGVGDVVDLGDVRGTVEAVQLRVTRLRGDDGTLWHVPNGDVRKVGNRTQGWAQVVLDVEVAATADPARAGELLLAAAGALAADTETGPDLVAPAVVSGLEAFGPESLVLRVSVRTAPGRQWAVARALRSALRVALADAGIEAWVPARPQAG; translated from the coding sequence GTGGTGCCCGGCTCCCTCGCCCTTGTGCTGCTGCAGGCCGACGACCCCGGCCTGGCCCGGGCGTGCGGGGCCGACCCCGGGCTGCTGTGCGAGTGGGTCTACGACGCCACCGGGAGCCGGGGATGGGCCCGCGCCGTCGACCTGATCCTCGGCGCACCGCTCCACATCGCCCTCACGGTGGTGGTCGCCGTGGTCGTGGTCCGGCTGGCGCACCGGGCCATCGGCCGCTTCGTGGCCGGGATCACCCACGATCCCGTCGGGCGGGCGTCCCGGCGCCTGCGGCGGGCCTCGCCGCCATCCGCGCCGGGCCACCCCGCAGCGGTCCCCACCCGCACCCGGCAGCGGGCCCACGCCCTGGGGACGGTGTTGCGCAACGCCGTGACCGTCGGGGTGTGGGTCGTCGCCACCCTGGTGATCCTCGGCGAGCTCGGGGTGAACGCCGGGGCGCTGCTCGCCGGCGTCGGCATCGCCGGGGTGGCCCTCGGCTTCGGTGCCCAGTCCCTGGTCCGCGACGTGATCGCCGGCACCTTCGTGCTCCTCGAGGACCAGTACGGCGTGGGAGACGTCGTCGACCTGGGCGACGTGCGGGGCACGGTCGAGGCGGTCCAGCTCCGCGTGACGAGGCTGCGGGGTGACGACGGCACGCTGTGGCACGTCCCCAACGGCGACGTCCGCAAGGTCGGCAACCGCACGCAGGGCTGGGCCCAGGTGGTGCTCGACGTCGAGGTGGCCGCGACCGCCGATCCGGCTCGGGCCGGCGAGCTGCTGCTGGCCGCCGCGGGCGCCCTGGCGGCCGACACCGAGACGGGGCCCGACCTCGTCGCGCCCGCGGTGGTGAGTGGCCTCGAGGCCTTCGGGCCCGAGAGCCTCGTGCTGCGGGTGTCGGTGCGGACGGCGCCGGGCCGCCAGTGGGCGGTGGCACGGGCCCTGCGGTCGGCCCTTCGGGTGGCGCTGGCCGACGCCGGGATCGAGGCGTGGGTGCCGGCGCGCCCGCAGGCCGGCTGA
- a CDS encoding DUF429 domain-containing protein gives MGDVARPRVAGVDGCRGGWLVAESGPSGRGRLDVRVEPDLGEVAARLRRGELAAVGVDMPIGLPESGPRPADLAARAILGRRGVTVFPAPPRAVLGCTSHAAADRLARARTGRGLTLQSFHLLPRIRELDRLLGDDPSLDDQLVEVHPEVSFATLAGAALAPKRSAQGRRERLALVAGAFPGLAGRPPTTPRGARPDDVLDALAVLWSALRFHRGSHRTLGGRHDARGRPMRIVV, from the coding sequence GTGGGAGACGTGGCCCGGCCGCGCGTGGCCGGCGTCGACGGGTGCCGGGGCGGCTGGCTCGTGGCCGAGAGCGGCCCGTCGGGGCGCGGACGGCTCGACGTTCGCGTCGAGCCCGACCTGGGGGAGGTCGCAGCGCGCCTTCGCCGCGGCGAGCTCGCAGCCGTCGGGGTCGACATGCCGATCGGGTTGCCCGAGTCCGGCCCACGACCCGCCGACCTGGCCGCCCGGGCGATCCTCGGCCGCCGGGGCGTCACCGTGTTCCCGGCGCCGCCCCGTGCCGTGCTGGGGTGCACGAGCCACGCCGCCGCCGACCGGCTGGCCCGCGCCCGCACCGGCCGGGGCCTCACCCTGCAGTCGTTCCACCTCCTCCCCAGGATCCGCGAGCTCGACCGCCTGCTCGGTGACGACCCGTCTCTCGACGACCAGCTCGTCGAGGTGCACCCCGAGGTGAGCTTCGCCACCCTCGCCGGCGCGGCGCTGGCGCCGAAGCGCTCGGCCCAGGGCCGTCGCGAGCGCCTGGCACTGGTGGCCGGCGCCTTCCCCGGTCTCGCCGGACGGCCGCCCACCACCCCCCGGGGCGCCCGGCCCGACGACGTCCTCGACGCCCTCGCGGTGCTGTGGTCCGCGCTGCGCTTCCACCGAGGCTCCCACCGGACCCTGGGCGGCCGGCACGACGCCCGGGGGCGGCCCATGCGCATCGTGGTGTGA
- a CDS encoding alpha/beta hydrolase, which produces MEVVAVQRSDVEVRHVRLRVEEAGRGGPPLLLLHGFAASTFTWRAVLEPLAQHRRVVAFDRPGFGCSQRPDPTHAIDRFWYRPEGAVTATLGVIDALGLDHPVLVGSSAGGAVAVGAALARPGGIRALVLVDAAVLRGDGPPSGVAAVARLPLASRWLPWLLRAGAARAARRPGALADRAWHDPSGITPEIARGYLAPLRVPGWDRALWGMTREAGGPGLEGRLGELALPTLVVTGDDDRVVPPDSSRRLAAAIPGAELVVIDAAGHLPHEERPAAFLDAVERFLGREAPAGVPEISRP; this is translated from the coding sequence ATGGAGGTCGTGGCCGTCCAGCGCTCCGACGTCGAGGTGCGCCACGTGCGCCTCCGCGTCGAGGAGGCGGGGCGGGGTGGGCCGCCCCTCCTGCTGCTGCACGGCTTCGCCGCCAGCACGTTCACGTGGCGGGCGGTGCTCGAGCCGCTGGCGCAGCACCGCCGGGTGGTGGCCTTCGACCGTCCGGGGTTCGGGTGCTCCCAGCGGCCCGACCCCACCCACGCCATCGATCGCTTCTGGTACCGGCCGGAGGGCGCCGTGACGGCCACCCTCGGGGTCATCGACGCCCTCGGCCTCGACCACCCCGTCCTCGTGGGGAGCTCGGCCGGTGGAGCGGTGGCCGTGGGGGCGGCCCTGGCCCGCCCCGGCGGCATCCGGGCCCTCGTGCTCGTCGACGCTGCGGTGCTGCGTGGCGACGGCCCCCCGAGCGGCGTGGCCGCGGTCGCCCGGCTGCCCCTGGCGAGCCGGTGGCTGCCCTGGCTGTTGCGGGCCGGGGCGGCCAGGGCTGCGCGCCGGCCCGGTGCCCTGGCCGACCGGGCCTGGCACGACCCCTCGGGCATCACCCCGGAGATCGCCCGGGGCTACCTGGCGCCGCTCCGGGTGCCGGGGTGGGACCGGGCGCTCTGGGGGATGACCCGCGAGGCGGGCGGGCCGGGGCTCGAGGGGCGCCTCGGCGAGCTGGCCCTGCCCACGCTCGTGGTCACCGGCGACGACGACCGGGTGGTGCCGCCCGACAGCAGCCGCCGCCTCGCCGCGGCCATCCCGGGGGCCGAGCTCGTCGTGATCGACGCGGCCGGCCACCTCCCGCACGAGGAGCGGCCGGCCGCGTTCCTCGACGCCGTCGAGCGCTTCCTCGGGAGGGAGGCGCCGGCCGGGGTGCCCGAGATCAGCCGACCCTGA
- a CDS encoding acyltransferase: protein MSERQPHAGTRLPYLPGLDGLRALAVIAVLLYHADLTWIPGGFLGVEVFFVISGYLITSLLLAEWRDTGRIDLGQFWLRRARRLLPALFLVLAVTIAFSALFLRGELQGLRGDVLAALTYSTNWYLSFSGQSYFEAFGRPPLLQHLWSLAVEEQFYLLWPLLFTLGMTRLGRRRVFRLVLVGVAASTLLMAVLYSPDRDPSRVYYGLDTRAAGLLIGVALAFLWSPWRLKKPAGRAAPAVLDAIGLASLAGLVASLFLIGETSTFLYRGGFLVVSLLTAALIAVAVHPASRLTVTVLGVAFLRWVGVRSYGIYLWHWPIYQITRPELDVPISGVPLLVFRLALTAIVAELSFRYVEIPVRQGALGRRLAAIRLARGLGRTRLVARTAWATTGAVAVVGLLGLALVRAPEPGLPDFLNAGANGPGLDRGNADKPVDVLASATTTTVAAVPPTTTVPTSAPAAGPAGDPAATPTGPAPTAPPATTPPPPPAPATVAVGDSVMLGAATALGQAFGGNIIVDAVVGRQASDGVAVLRARRDAGQLTGTVVVQLGNNGTFNDAQFDEMMQVLQGVPKVVVLNVRVTRGWESQVNQTVAAGASRYPNVVFLDWYNASAGRYDLFWDDDIHLRPEGAAYYAQLIRQYVG from the coding sequence GTGAGCGAGCGGCAACCCCACGCCGGCACCCGCCTCCCCTACCTCCCGGGCCTCGACGGGCTGCGGGCCCTGGCCGTGATCGCGGTGCTGCTCTACCACGCCGACCTGACCTGGATCCCCGGGGGCTTCCTCGGCGTCGAGGTGTTCTTCGTGATCAGCGGCTACCTGATCACGTCCCTGCTGCTCGCCGAGTGGCGCGACACCGGCCGCATCGACCTCGGGCAGTTCTGGCTCCGGCGCGCCCGGCGCCTCCTGCCGGCGCTGTTCCTCGTGCTGGCCGTCACCATCGCCTTCTCGGCGCTGTTCCTCCGCGGGGAGCTGCAGGGCCTCCGGGGCGACGTGCTCGCGGCCCTCACCTACAGCACCAACTGGTACCTCTCGTTCAGCGGGCAGTCGTACTTCGAGGCGTTCGGCCGGCCACCCCTGCTCCAGCACCTCTGGTCGCTGGCGGTGGAAGAGCAGTTCTACCTGCTGTGGCCGCTCCTGTTCACCCTGGGCATGACCCGGCTGGGCCGCCGCCGCGTCTTCCGCCTGGTGCTGGTCGGGGTGGCCGCCTCGACCCTGCTGATGGCGGTGCTCTACAGCCCCGATCGCGACCCGTCACGGGTGTACTACGGGCTCGACACGCGAGCGGCCGGGTTGCTGATCGGCGTGGCCCTGGCGTTCCTCTGGAGCCCCTGGCGCCTGAAGAAGCCGGCGGGGCGAGCCGCGCCGGCCGTCCTCGACGCCATCGGGCTGGCCTCCCTGGCCGGCCTCGTCGCCAGCCTGTTCCTCATCGGCGAGACGAGCACGTTCCTCTACCGGGGCGGCTTCCTGGTGGTGTCGCTGCTCACGGCTGCCCTGATCGCCGTGGCCGTGCACCCGGCCTCGCGCCTCACCGTCACCGTGCTCGGCGTGGCGTTCCTGCGGTGGGTGGGCGTGCGGTCGTACGGCATCTACCTCTGGCACTGGCCGATCTACCAGATCACCCGACCCGAGCTCGACGTGCCCATCAGCGGCGTCCCCCTGCTCGTGTTCCGGCTGGCCCTCACCGCCATCGTCGCGGAGCTCTCGTTCCGCTACGTGGAGATCCCGGTGCGCCAGGGCGCGCTGGGCCGGCGGCTGGCGGCCATCCGCCTGGCCCGCGGCCTCGGCCGCACCCGCCTGGTGGCCCGCACCGCTTGGGCGACCACCGGTGCGGTGGCGGTGGTCGGGCTGCTCGGGCTGGCGCTGGTGCGCGCGCCCGAACCCGGTCTGCCCGACTTCCTCAACGCCGGCGCCAACGGACCCGGCCTCGACCGAGGCAACGCCGACAAGCCGGTCGACGTGTTGGCCTCGGCGACCACCACCACCGTGGCCGCGGTACCGCCGACGACCACGGTGCCCACCAGCGCCCCCGCCGCCGGGCCGGCCGGCGACCCGGCCGCCACGCCCACCGGCCCGGCCCCCACGGCGCCGCCGGCCACCACCCCGCCACCACCACCGGCGCCGGCGACCGTGGCCGTCGGCGACTCGGTGATGCTCGGCGCGGCCACGGCCCTCGGCCAGGCCTTCGGCGGCAACATCATCGTCGATGCGGTGGTGGGCCGGCAGGCCTCCGACGGCGTCGCGGTGCTCCGCGCCCGCCGCGACGCCGGGCAGCTCACCGGCACCGTCGTCGTGCAGCTGGGCAACAACGGCACGTTCAACGACGCCCAGTTCGACGAGATGATGCAGGTGTTGCAGGGCGTGCCCAAGGTGGTCGTGCTGAACGTCCGGGTCACCCGCGGTTGGGAGAGCCAGGTGAACCAAACGGTCGCCGCCGGCGCCAGCCGCTACCCGAACGTCGTGTTCCTCGACTGGTACAACGCCAGCGCCGGGCGCTACGACCTGTTCTGGGACGACGACATCCACCTGCGCCCGGAGGGCGCTGCCTACTACGCGCAGCTGATCCGCCAGTACGTGGGCTGA
- a CDS encoding zinc ribbon domain-containing protein — MPLYEYRCPTCHTTFELRRPMAESGAEATCPGGHRGATRVLSVFAAVGATASASAAAASSAPAAPCGGACSCYPG; from the coding sequence GTGCCGCTCTACGAGTACCGCTGCCCCACCTGCCACACCACGTTCGAGCTGCGCCGGCCCATGGCCGAGTCGGGTGCGGAGGCGACGTGCCCCGGCGGTCACCGGGGTGCCACCCGGGTCCTGTCGGTGTTCGCGGCCGTGGGAGCCACCGCGTCGGCGTCGGCGGCGGCGGCGTCGTCGGCCCCGGCCGCGCCCTGCGGCGGCGCCTGCTCCTGCTACCCGGGCTGA
- a CDS encoding cytochrome P450, with product MTTPVHQLDLPTIDLASATRDEARARLDEVRSSHWLARTPLGYSVTRYDDVIAVLRDKRWHQLARLLPQLSGITDERFLSRNRTSILTAEGDEHTRLRRLVAPAFSPRSADRLRPFMREVVAGLVDPLAPEGRCELVADVCEPYPIPIICELLGAPKQDWKLFSRWATDILRVFNANLAEDLPLIVQARDEIDAYVTELIEERRSRPADDLLTDLIAAEEAGDRLSHEELVIMVEAVIIGGTDTTRNQLACSVALFAEHPDQWALLGERPDLAPRAVEETMRCLGAVRGTGRYASEDIEYRDVLFPTGTLVFPSLVSANHDPEAWDQPTRFDITREPSTQPQLTFGSGIHYCLGAWLARAELQEALPLLARRMPGLALDGPVRWKPATAGIWGPEHLPLRFDPGH from the coding sequence ATGACGACACCGGTCCACCAGCTCGACCTGCCCACCATCGACCTGGCTTCGGCCACTCGCGACGAGGCCAGGGCCAGGCTCGACGAGGTGCGGTCGAGCCACTGGCTGGCCCGAACCCCGCTCGGCTACTCGGTCACCCGCTACGACGACGTGATCGCGGTGCTCCGCGACAAGCGGTGGCACCAGCTGGCCCGCCTGCTCCCGCAGCTCTCGGGCATCACCGACGAGCGGTTCCTGTCCCGCAACCGCACCTCGATCCTCACCGCCGAGGGCGACGAGCACACCCGCCTGCGCCGCCTGGTGGCACCCGCGTTCTCGCCGCGGTCCGCCGACCGGCTGCGGCCGTTCATGCGCGAGGTGGTGGCCGGCCTGGTGGATCCGCTGGCCCCCGAGGGCCGGTGCGAGCTGGTGGCCGACGTCTGCGAGCCCTACCCCATCCCGATCATCTGCGAGCTGCTCGGCGCCCCCAAGCAGGACTGGAAGCTCTTCAGCCGCTGGGCCACCGACATCCTGCGCGTGTTCAACGCCAACCTGGCCGAGGACCTGCCGCTGATCGTGCAGGCCCGCGACGAGATCGACGCCTACGTCACCGAGCTCATCGAGGAGCGCCGCTCCCGGCCGGCCGACGACCTGCTCACCGATCTGATCGCGGCCGAGGAGGCCGGCGACCGGCTGTCGCACGAGGAGCTGGTGATCATGGTGGAGGCCGTGATCATCGGCGGCACCGACACCACCCGGAACCAGCTGGCCTGCTCCGTCGCCCTGTTCGCCGAGCACCCCGACCAGTGGGCCCTGCTGGGCGAGCGCCCCGACCTGGCGCCCCGCGCGGTGGAGGAGACGATGCGCTGCCTGGGCGCCGTGCGGGGCACGGGCCGCTACGCCTCGGAGGACATCGAGTACCGCGACGTGCTGTTCCCCACGGGCACGCTGGTTTTCCCCAGCCTGGTGAGCGCCAACCACGACCCCGAGGCGTGGGACCAGCCCACGCGGTTCGACATCACCCGTGAGCCCTCGACCCAGCCCCAGCTCACGTTCGGCAGCGGCATCCACTACTGCCTGGGCGCCTGGCTGGCCCGCGCCGAGCTCCAGGAGGCGCTGCCGCTGCTGGCCCGGCGCATGCCCGGGCTGGCCCTCGACGGCCCCGTCAGGTGGAAGCCGGCCACCGCCGGGATCTGGGGCCCGGAGCACCTCCCCCTGCGCTTCGACCCCGGCCACTGA
- a CDS encoding TauD/TfdA family dioxygenase, producing the protein MTTLHPHLPATAPSAHPTHSGLVALVDAVAPGTVIAVDALPERLQPGAVPLVVLTGAELPGSPSDELVRHLRAGGRAVLAVAPPAAPWAGHRLGLWPLAAPGARPVALPAADDPLVFDPSVTARVVLPELDGLRLAGDDLVALAGGTGRALAEVEGRAVALVVPVGAGTLVVLGGVRLLTNRWIAAADNAAVLSWALTGHPHPAAPDVVRAHRPDPARHHAPVPVVDAHGDTSLLALLPPADVAVAAPEFMAAAARAARLLPPEVHDALVGFVDRGEPAGALLLTGMPVGDVPPTPPSPTASTGKDHVSELSLLTVGRRLGQPVGYEPEHGGDVVQNLLPTASDVDRQTSTSSGVELEFHTETAFHRHRPRYLLLICLRGDPAAATTLCSVSEVLDHLPLGVQQVLREPRFRTGVDESFTGRRSDRLGRPMPVLSGSEDRPTFVFDADLMVGIDQEAEDALQELRAVIGRQHVSVTLAAGDLLVVDNAVAVHGRSPFAARFDGTDRWLQRAFVVADLAPSAGERVGRVLTTRFAP; encoded by the coding sequence ATGACGACCCTGCACCCGCACCTTCCCGCCACCGCCCCGTCGGCCCACCCCACCCACTCGGGTCTCGTGGCCCTGGTCGACGCGGTGGCGCCCGGCACCGTGATCGCCGTCGACGCCCTCCCCGAGAGACTGCAGCCGGGTGCTGTCCCGCTGGTGGTCCTCACCGGCGCCGAGCTGCCCGGCTCCCCGTCCGACGAGCTGGTGCGCCACCTGCGGGCCGGCGGCCGGGCTGTCCTGGCAGTGGCCCCGCCGGCGGCGCCGTGGGCGGGGCACCGGCTCGGGTTGTGGCCCCTGGCCGCGCCCGGCGCCCGGCCGGTGGCGCTCCCCGCAGCCGACGACCCCCTGGTGTTCGACCCGTCGGTGACGGCTCGTGTCGTGCTGCCCGAGCTCGACGGGCTGCGGCTGGCCGGCGACGATCTGGTCGCGCTGGCCGGCGGCACCGGCCGAGCCCTGGCCGAGGTGGAGGGCCGGGCCGTCGCGCTGGTCGTGCCGGTCGGCGCCGGCACGCTGGTGGTGCTGGGCGGCGTACGGCTGCTCACGAACCGCTGGATCGCCGCCGCCGACAACGCCGCCGTGCTGTCGTGGGCCCTCACCGGCCACCCCCACCCGGCCGCCCCCGATGTCGTGCGCGCGCACCGCCCGGACCCGGCCCGGCACCACGCTCCCGTCCCGGTGGTCGACGCGCACGGCGACACCTCGCTGCTGGCGCTCCTGCCGCCGGCCGACGTCGCCGTGGCCGCGCCCGAGTTCATGGCCGCCGCCGCTCGGGCCGCCCGACTCCTCCCGCCCGAGGTGCACGACGCCCTCGTCGGCTTCGTCGACCGGGGCGAGCCTGCGGGCGCGCTGCTCCTGACGGGCATGCCCGTGGGCGACGTGCCTCCCACGCCCCCCAGCCCGACGGCGTCCACCGGCAAGGACCACGTCAGCGAGCTCTCGCTGCTCACCGTGGGCCGCCGTCTGGGCCAGCCGGTCGGCTACGAGCCCGAGCACGGCGGCGATGTCGTGCAGAACCTGCTGCCGACCGCCAGCGACGTCGACCGCCAGACCTCCACGTCGTCGGGCGTGGAGCTCGAGTTCCACACCGAGACCGCCTTCCACCGGCATCGCCCTCGCTACCTGTTGCTGATCTGCCTGCGCGGCGACCCGGCCGCGGCCACAACGCTGTGCTCGGTGTCGGAGGTCCTCGATCACCTGCCTCTCGGGGTGCAGCAGGTGCTGCGCGAGCCGAGGTTCCGCACCGGGGTCGACGAGTCGTTCACCGGCCGGCGCTCCGACCGCCTGGGCCGGCCCATGCCGGTGCTGTCGGGCAGCGAGGACCGGCCCACGTTCGTGTTCGACGCCGATCTCATGGTGGGCATCGACCAGGAGGCCGAGGACGCGCTGCAGGAGCTGCGGGCCGTGATCGGCCGCCAGCACGTGTCGGTCACGCTCGCTGCCGGCGACCTGCTGGTGGTCGACAACGCCGTGGCCGTCCACGGGCGGAGCCCGTTCGCGGCCCGGTTCGACGGCACCGACCGCTGGCTCCAGCGGGCCTTCGTGGTGGCCGACCTGGCCCCGTCTGCGGGCGAGCGCGTCGGCCGGGTGCTCACCACCCGCTTCGCCCCCTGA